The following coding sequences lie in one Hippopotamus amphibius kiboko isolate mHipAmp2 chromosome 7, mHipAmp2.hap2, whole genome shotgun sequence genomic window:
- the LOC130857706 gene encoding molybdopterin synthase sulfur carrier subunit-like produces MVPRYQMDVLYFAKSAEITGIRSETISGPQEIKALQLWNVIETRHPGLADVRNQVILAVHQEYVELGDKLLLLQSGD; encoded by the coding sequence ATGGTTCCACGGTACCAGATGGATGTGTTGTATTTTGCAAAAAGTGCTGAAATAACAGGAATTCGCTCAGAGACCATTTCTGGGccacaagaaataaaagcattgcAGCTCTGGAATGTGATAGAAACCCGCCATCCTGGATTGGCTGATGTCAGAAATCAAGTGATATTAGCTGTTCATCAAGAGTATGTCGAGCTTGGAGATAAGCTCCTCCTGCTTCAGTCAGGAGACTAA